The DNA sequence CAGCCACCAAGTTGCTGAGGTCAGATTCAAAATGGATCATCATGTTATGCTGAAGACCCTCGGGGCCTTCTAAATCGATCCCGAGAGCCGAGCGGATGGGCGAATTAGCGCCATCGGCGGCAATCACATAGCGACAGGAAATTTTCTGTGTCTCAGTTTTGGTGGAAGTTATGGAGGCCGTCACCCCATCAGCCACTTCCGCTACGTTTAAACATTCAGTTCCCCGAAGGAACGTCACCTGCGGGCAGCGGAGCAATTCAGCCTCCAGCAGTTCCTCAAAATCAGGCTGCGCGATATTGGAGAGCGGGAAGGGTGTGAGGTCTTTGACATCGTCCTGCTGCCGTTCATAGGGCAGGTGCCCAAAGTGAGTTCCGGTGAGCGTTGAGGCGAACCGGACCCACCCGGCTTCATCAGCTGGTGCACCTGTGCTGCGGATTTTCTCTGCGGAAACCCCAACAGACTCGCAGATCTCGAGTGTCCGTGAATTCACCGCATGTGCCTTGGGAGCCGTCAGGCGTGTTTCACGACGATCAACAATGATGGACTGGACGCCCTGGCGTGCCAGTAGAAGCGCGGCCATTTGTCCGACCGGACCGGCGCCAACAATAAGAACTTGCGTTTCCAACATAACGTCTCCATAAATGAGAGAGCTCTCAAAAATGAGAGATATGTCAAAAATGGAAATGAGTCAAATCATGAGCATTTCTGGGGTCTAATAGGACCCAATTGACCGGAAAGGAGAGTCGCACGTGTCGTCACAGGCGCTATTTCGAGATCAGAGCAAGGGCTTGCCCAAGCGGGACCGCACGCGGTTAGCGCTGATTGACAGCACGGTGGAGGTGGTTGCGCAGAAGGGCATGGATCTCGCAAAGATCAGCGACATCACGGAACATGCGGGGCTCGCAAATGGGACCTTTTACAATCACTTCGCGGATAAGGATGAAATCCTGACCGAAGCAGCTCAACGTGTCGCGGTTGAGATGGCGCGCGAGATCGACAATGAGATGAGGGCTGTGGACAGCGCGGTTGCTCGGATGGTTACGGCGACAACGCGTGCCATCCGCATGGCGGTTAGTGAGTCTGCTTGGGGCGCCGTGATCATTGGCGCGCTTCAGCACCTGCCCCCAGTGCGCGGAAACATCCTGCAGTTTCTCAGAGCAGATCTGCAGCTTGGTGTTGACCAGGGAATGTTCGACATTGAACTAGATGAGTTTTTCTTAGACCAGATCGCAAGCCTGATCATTGTCAGCATCCGGACTCAAATCGAGACCGGCGCCGACTCTGTCAAAACGGCCAGGACCTGTGAGGGCATATTGCGCCTTTGTGGGCTCACGCCAGCGAAAGCGCAAAAAGCAGTTGCCACCCATACGCCAGTGTGACGGCTGCCGGGGCAATTTGTTTCTCGGCCGCACACTGCCTACCATGGGCGAAAGCTGGCCGGGAGGGCGCAAGATGATTCAACAATTCAAAATGATATGTGTCCGGACGCCTGCCTATTTGACGTTGATGTTCTTTTTGGCAGGTATATTTGGCGCCACTACGGCCGGTGCGGAAGAACTGAAATATGTGGAGGCAAATGGTATCACCTTCGCCTATCTGGAAGAAGGCGAAGGTCCGCTCGTACTCTTGTTTCATGGATATCCAGAAACCGCCCGCAGTTGGGATTCCGTGCAATCGCGCATTGCCGGGGCGGGCTACCGCGTTGTCGCACCGTTCACGCGGGGCTATCCGCCCACAACCGCGAGCGATACGGGAGACTATAGTGTTCGTGCCTTAGGGCAGGACGCGTTGGCGCTGATTGATGCCCTGGGAGAAGAGAGCGCAATTCTGATCGGGCATGATTGGGGAGCTTCAACGGTTTACGAGGCGACCACTGCCAACCCCTCGAAGGTTACGAAGCTGGTTGCCCTCTCCGTCCCCCATGCAAGGGCGGTCGCGGACGATCCGGCGATATTTCTCGAGGCCCCGCATTTTCTCTACTACCAGCTGCCCTTTATTCGCGAATGGGTGGCCATGAACGACTTTTCCCACATTGATGGGATCTATCAGGCTTGGGCACCCACCTTCGATGTGCCGAAAGCGGAGCTTGCAGACATCAAAGCGACAATGGGGGAGCCTGGTGCCCTGGATGGGATCCTTGGATATTATTGGGCGCTCTTCGACGGCGATCTGAATGAAGGGCGCGTGTCTTCAGCGGAGTCAGAAATCATTGTTCCGACTTTGGTGATCGCCGGTGATGCTGATGGCGCCGTGTCAATTGAGCGTTACGCTCTTGCAGAACCAGCTTTCACCGGGGGCTATCAATTCGAAGCCCTAAACGACATCGGCCACTTTCCCCAGCTGGAAGCACCGGAAAAA is a window from the Rhodobiaceae bacterium genome containing:
- the yvdT gene encoding putative HTH-type transcriptional regulator YvdT, which gives rise to MSSQALFRDQSKGLPKRDRTRLALIDSTVEVVAQKGMDLAKISDITEHAGLANGTFYNHFADKDEILTEAAQRVAVEMAREIDNEMRAVDSAVARMVTATTRAIRMAVSESAWGAVIIGALQHLPPVRGNILQFLRADLQLGVDQGMFDIELDEFFLDQIASLIIVSIRTQIETGADSVKTARTCEGILRLCGLTPAKAQKAVATHTPV
- the fac-dex gene encoding fluoroacetate dehalogenase produces the protein MIQQFKMICVRTPAYLTLMFFLAGIFGATTAGAEELKYVEANGITFAYLEEGEGPLVLLFHGYPETARSWDSVQSRIAGAGYRVVAPFTRGYPPTTASDTGDYSVRALGQDALALIDALGEESAILIGHDWGASTVYEATTANPSKVTKLVALSVPHARAVADDPAIFLEAPHFLYYQLPFIREWVAMNDFSHIDGIYQAWAPTFDVPKAELADIKATMGEPGALDGILGYYWALFDGDLNEGRVSSAESEIIVPTLVIAGDADGAVSIERYALAEPAFTGGYQFEALNDIGHFPQLEAPEKVADLIVDFLKD